Part of the Arachis hypogaea cultivar Tifrunner chromosome 6, arahy.Tifrunner.gnm2.J5K5, whole genome shotgun sequence genome, CAAGTGCAGAAGAGTTGCCCTTTGGGATTGTGAGTCTGTTATGACTTGTTCATTTTATATGTTTTCCTATTACTTATACCTTATGGTATCCATAATTTTTTGGTTTTATAAAATTTCAGGCAACGTCAGCATTTGATGGAACTTGGATATCAAAATGGGAAGAGCCAAACGGTGCAAGAGGTATCTTAATAACTTATCATTAACAATAAATTCTATATATTGATGAAATTTCATTATAGTTGTAATTTGCTTTTTGTTGTGACTTCATAATAGATTATATAATTCTGCTTATACAGCAAACCACATCCCTAATTGGACTACTTGACTTGGTAGTtttctctgcaatttaatttGCTCCTGTCCTTCAATCTTCTCATGTATATTCTTTAACAActatgaaattttatgaatagtTTGTAAACCACTCACTTAAAATTTATACTTTTGACATACTAATATTCACCAGTTTCTTTGTTAATTGACTATGCCTAGCAGCTTTCCCTCCCTTGATGATTTCATGTTAAATTACTTGACCTTAGGATTTCTGCTTTCTTTGCAATCTCAAGCTTGAAGACATATAAAGAGTAATgaaaaataacatataattatGAAATGGAAAGAGTTAATAAAGAAACCCAAGGTTGGAGAAGGTGCAGCCATTGCTCTCtttatttgatattaaaataCGTAAATTTTTAGGTGGTTGGATTATGTATAAAACATCTGGTAACAAGATGTTTGAGCTTGCGGCATATGAGTTTATGTCAGCCAATGATGCACCAGAAAGAGATCCAATGGACTGGTACGGGATTTGGAATATTTCCTGCTGTTACTCTCTGTTCTGAATTTCTCTTACCATGTATATGCTTCAATTAACGAGCCATGTTTTGATATCCATGTTTTTCTTTGCGGCCTATGTTACGCACTCAGGGTTCTTGAAGGGAGCAACGACAAGGGAATAAGCTGGCGAGTTTTGGATAACCAAACCTCTCAGTTCTTTGAAGAGCGTTTCCAGCGGAGGACATTCTTGATCAACTCAGGAAGTTTTCCAGCCAATTTGTTCAGGTAATTTGCCGCGGAACCTTACGAATGTGTTATGTTCTTGATCTTCCCAACTCACTTAAAAGTTATGGATTCACAGGTTTAGATTTTTGGCAGTCAGAGATGTTCATTCTAATTCCAGGCTACAACTTGGTAGCATTGACCTCTATGCAAAATCAATGTAAAATGTGGGTAAAATTCTCAATTGAATTGATACATCGTAGTTGTCTGTATTATTTTCACAATGTCAATATGTGAAATCAAGTTTCACTCTCTTCATTGTAAAGTCAAGTTCATTGCCTGACTTTGTAAGTTATATGCTAATATGTGATAATCGATAAGTACTTTTAAATGAATATgtttcacaaaaaaaataaaaggaccTATTCAAGATATGTCTTGAGAATAATAAGACTTTGTTCTATCAAGTTTTTGGTTTATGGTTGGTGCTCATGAATTCCGTCTCTCAATTTTGCACTTTGCAAAATTCATGTTAGAcgctatcaataaattataaaacgTTGAGCTACAACCTTTTGAAATAACCTACTGTTTAGAGACACAACACTATGATGATACTGTCTGAAACTATGAAACGAGACCAATACTTATTCATCTAAAGAAGACACCATATTTTGGTAGTTGTTTTTTATCATTTAATGCGAGTGTACTCGCACAAGCAGTTCCTCAGCTCTATTCTCTTTGCCAACAACAAACTTGAAATCACAAAGGTTGCCCTCTTCAACACTTTTAGCCTTCCAGAAACTAGACCACCCTTTTGCAAAATAGCAGCGTCCGCGATCCCCGGTGAGGATCTTCACCGGCCATAGCTTGTCATCCTCGTCTCTCAGCATAATCCCTGATTTTAGGCTGATGTTCAATTCCTTTGTTACTCTTCTAGGAATTTCCTGCATCCCACCAACAAGGCAACAACCAACACCATTTTTGTTATGTATATCATCCAATCTAATCCCAAAGTATTATTGCATGCATTTGAAAACGGAAGAGAGAACCATGCCTTTacttagagaaaaaaataatactaattgtaTCTTCAAAAATAGAAGTATTAGCTGGTTTTGTTTCATATAATAAGCACTGCACGTCCTCCATACATAACAAAGTTTACAACGTTGAATTGTTTTCTCCCACAATCCCAGATGTGGTGCTAACTACAGAAACAactaaataagaaacaaaaattatatttattttgcatCTATTATTAactttgtagaaaaaaaaaactaaccatTTTCCTCATTCTCCAGTGTGACATAGGTGTCACAAAATGAGGGTTCTTCAGGGGAACGAACTTCACAAGGCCAGATGCCTTGCTCTCACAGTTGCTACCATTTGCCCCATTCTTAACTCTTTTGGATTTCCGTACAGTAGTTCCTTCATATGGCAACAACAAAAGCAAACATTTAATTAGCACATACATTTGACAAGTTGATAACTTTAAAAGACAAGTATTAGTTCTTGTAGTTACCCTTTTTTGAGTGAGATTTCTGGTTTAATTTGAGTGGCGTGATTGGTGAAAGTTTCCTTTTAACGCCACGCTCATGCTTTCTTTTACTATTCTGCAGATCAGAATCTTCATCATCCGAGATCATAACGGGGTTAAATTTCCCACTAATTGCAGCTTCTTTTCTGCATCCACTTTTGGAAAATATCTTCACATGAAACTTGGAGTTGCCATCATACTCAAAGACCAAGAAATCAGCTTGTTCCAAACACT contains:
- the LOC112695440 gene encoding putative B3 domain-containing protein At5g66980; protein product: MEHPQTPYHTKTLPAEFFKVYLPQTSSTLLRIPKAFSAKFSNGNIGRKTALVDHEGNSWDVELKKMDDGLLVLKNGWKKFVRDKCLEQADFLVFEYDGNSKFHVKIFSKSGCRKEAAISGKFNPVMISDDEDSDLQNSKRKHERGVKRKLSPITPLKLNQKSHSKKGTTVRKSKRVKNGANGSNCESKASGLVKFVPLKNPHFVTPMSHWRMRKMEIPRRVTKELNISLKSGIMLRDEDDKLWPVKILTGDRGRCYFAKGWSSFWKAKSVEEGNLCDFKFVVGKENRAEELLVRVHSH